In the genome of Flammeovirga agarivorans, the window TTTAAAGAACGTACCTTAGAAAACCGCCGTTGGTGTATTGAACAGCAAGTGAAGTTCCCTTATTACGGAGAAAACGCATGGGGCTTAACGGCTAGTGATGATCCATTTGAAGGATATATGGCACATGAACCATCACAAAATTTAGACAATGGTACTATTACACCTACTGCCGCTCTATCTTCGATTGTTTATACACCAGAAGAATCGTTGGCCGCAATGCGTTATTTCTACGAGGAACAACCTAAATTATGGGGAGAATATGGATTCAAAGATGCTTATAATCTTTCGCAAGGTGATTGGTATGCAGAATCTTACTTAGCTATTGATCAAGGTCCTATCATCACTATGATTGAAAATTATCGATCAGGTGTCCTTTGGAAGTATTTTATGATGGATAAAGATATACAAAGAGGAATTGAAACCTTAAACTGGTCCTTCACTTCGGTGAATTAGACATGAAAGAAAGTGGTTTTTATGGTGTACTTGAGATACAATAGTTTACATCTCACGTACACCATGAACTACTTTTCCTACCAAAAGATGCTTCTAAAAAATGCCGTCTAAAGCATTAAGTGTAAAAGTTGTATGATATAAAGTGTTTTTTCATAAGTGTGTATTACATAAGGTGACATAAGGTGGATTTGATATTAAAAAAATCTTAACTTCACTGTACTTTTTTATGAATGATGCTACTAAGATTTAAAATACTTCTCACCTTTTTTTTACTTCTATCTCAATTTGGTTTTACACAAGAAACCATAGAGTTATTTACATCAACAAAAATCACCAATTATAGCAAATCAGATTATAATGCTGAAAGCCAAAATTGGAATATCACACAATCTGATGATGGTCTGATTTATACTGCCAATACTTTAGGTTTATTAGAATTTGATGGTGAAAGTTGGAATCTTTTTCCCACTAGTGAACCATTAAGGTGTTTATTGATTCACGAAGATAAAATCTTTGCAGGAGGGATGAATACTATAGGTGTATTTGAAAAGAAAAATGGAGTTTTCAAATTCAAGTCATTGATGCCTGAAAAATCTTTTCATGATGAAATATGGAAAGCCATTCAGATCGGTAACAAGATTGTTTTTCAATCCTTTAATACATTCTATATCTACGACCTCGACACAAAAGATCTTACCCGTAAAAGTCTTACCGAAGGTAATATTTCCTTTGCTTTCAAGTCAAAAACAGAAACTACGTTCTATTATCAGGTACTTTATAATCATATTAATATTACAAAGGATTTGATAGAAGTGGATAATATAACTCATCCAGCACTTAACCATTGGATGGTGAAATTTATTCATGAAGTAGAGAAAGGACTATTGATTGGAACGTATAAAAATGGTTTATTTCTATGGGATGGTAAAGACTTTATCCCTTACGAAAATAAGATTTCAATCTTTCTAAGAGAAGCAAGATTAAACGTTGCTCTACCTATTGATGATAAAGGCGGTTTTGCTTTCGGAACATTGGATAAGGGGATTATTATTGGAAATATCAATACAGGAGTGATAGATTATTATATCAATTCCAAGAATGGGTTACCTAGCAACAGAGTTCATGCATTGCATTATTACGATGGATTACTTTGGGTGGGTAGTGAAGAAGGTGTTACCAATGTAAACTTAAAATATCCGGTCCGTTTTATTAATGATCCCTTAGCGGAAATAGGGCCGGTTTATGATGTGGTAATTCATAAAGGAACATTATACATAGGCACAAACCAAGGACTTTATTTTAGCTCAGACTCTATTAATGCTCCCATTCTTAAACTACAACTTTTTCCTTATTCAAAAGGGCAAGTTTGGAACTTGTTTGTTGCAGATAATCAATTGTTTTGTGGACATAATGAAGGGATTTTTGAAGTGGGAGAGACCTTCAAAAAAGTATATAATACTGGAGGAGGTTATACCTTCTTGAAAAGTCGATTACATCAAGATATTATGTTTCAAACCTCGTATTATGGTTTGAATATCTGGAAAAAGAGACATGATCAGTGGGAATACAGTCATACCATAAAAAAGATCAATTCATTGACCAGAGATATTATTGAACTCAATGATGGTACGCTCTTACTGACAGATTCTTGGAAAAATATCTATAAAATAAAACTATCAAAAGACCTGAGTTCGCTCAAATTTATTGAAAACCTTTCTACACAAAAATCATTGGCTAATAGTTATAAGTACAGGCTTTTTGATTTAGGAGATAACAAACTCTTAACCACTAATGACACCATTGTCACTTTTAAAAATAACTTACCTGCCAATATAGATTTAAAAGGCTTGACTTTCATTTCTCATCCTATTGATGATGTTTCCGTAATGAAAATAGAAGGACAATTGATGCTTTATGATGCCAAAGAAGAACATTTTATTCATGTACGAAAATCAATTGCAGAACTAGGTAATAATCAAATCTACAATTACGAAAATATCATTAATATCAAGGATAATTTCTTGATCACTTTTACCCAAGGGGCAGGTTTATTCTCAACGCCAGCCATCGAAAACTATAATTTTAAACAGTATCAACCTGACATTAGAAAAGTCACCTTTTGGTACCATAGAAATCAAGAACAACTCAGTAATATTGTAGATAAAATACCTTTTGATTACAACTCAGTTGAATTCCAATTTAGCTCCAAGAATTACTATGAAAAATCGAATTATGCTGTTCGTCTGATAGGCTATGACAGTAATTGGGTGGAGATAGGAGAAAGGAACGAAATCGCTTACCAAAACCTTCCTTATGGTAAGTTCACCTTTGAAGTAAAAGACACTGCTTCTAATAAAATCTCCCATTATAAGTTCGAAATAGATAGACCATTCTATTTTTCCAACTTAATGCTAACAGTATATGTTTTAGCATTTTTATTATCTGTATGGAGTCTCCATAAGTATTATCGTTTAATGTTGAGAAAAGAAAAAATGGCTCTTCTTTTGAAAAAGAGAGAAGATCTTAACTCTCAAAGAGATCTCAACGAAAAAAGAATTGCTATCCTTCAAGCCAATGAACTTCAAAAAGAACTGAAAGATAAGAACGAAAGTTTATCAGAGTTGCTCGTTCAAAGCTCTAAAAACAAAGACGTTATCCAACAACTAAAGCATCAAGTAGATAACGCCAAGCATTTTGACTCGGTCAATAAGAGTCAAGTAATTCGCAAACTTGATCATATCCTTACCACTGAGTTTGATGATAAAAAAGACTGGCTTACTTTCGAGTCCACTTTTAGAAAAATGCATCAAAACTTCTTTTCTGACTTAAAAAATACGCACCCTGCACTTACGAAGGAAGATCTGAAATTATGTGCCTATATCAGAATCAATCTTTCAACAAAAGAACTTGCACCTATTTTTAATATTACCCCAAAAAGTGTTGATTTGAAGAGGTATAGGTTAAGAAAGAAAATGAACTTAGAAAAAGGGACGAATTTGTATGATTATATAAATCAGTTTTAACAAGTACTCTATCGAAATTAATCTAACTACAAATGAAAAAAATGTATTTATAGTTTTAGTTATTACGCAAATTTTGACTTTTAAAACAAGAGGTTGATACTTTATTATTATAATAGTATTACAATAAATAATCATCATTTACATATTCTTTTCACTTCACTTTTTAATACAGGAAGTAATTCTATTTCAAACCAGTCGTTCTTCTTAAGCCATATATTATTTCTGGGAGAGGGGTGTGGCATAACGAAATACTGTGGATAGTAACTTTTCCAATTTCTGACAGTTGATGTCAAGGTATCTTGTCTTCGCTCAGCTAAGAAATACTTTTGGGCATATTGGCCAATTAAAAGTGTCAGTTCAATATTTTGTAATTCTTTCATGATCTTCCCCATCCATTGTTTAGCACAAATAGGTCGTGGGGGCAGATCACCGGATTTTCCTTTTCCGGGAAAACAAAAATCCATTGGAACAATTGCCACTTTCTCTTTATCGTAAAAATCCTCATCAGAAATTTCCATCCATTCTCTAAGTCTTCTTCCACTTGCATCATTCCATGGAATACCCGATTCTATGGCTTTAATTCCAGGAGCTTGTCCAATAATTAATATCTTAGACTTTGATGAAAAATTTAATAGAGGTTTAGCATCTGGAGGGGAACAACCTTTACATATATCTGAGTTAATGATCTCTTCTAATAAAAGTTGGGCAGAGTCCATATTATTTTTCAATTGGTTAAAGAGGTTCTTGCTTGTTTTGCGTCTTGTATATCGAAAAAATTGTACTTAAAATTAGGAGGATCATAGAAAGGATACCTAGGAAGCTACCCATATTATTTTTCCAACTTAAATTGGAGTAATCGACAACAGTAAGTTGTCCGATGATAACCGTAATGGCTAGTATTATTGTGACAATTCTTCCTTTTTTCATTCTTAGTTTTAGGTTAAAGTGAAAACGCTATACAGGTATAATGTATAGCGTATTGATAAATAATATTATCCTTGATTGGGGATATAGAAGAATTCCTCTCGGACAATCTTTCCATTTTTTACTTCATATAATGCGATTTCGCTACTTTGAGAGCGTTGACCCGTAGGCTTAAATGTAGCATCCATCATTACTGAACAAGAGAAGTAATCATCGGCAACTACAGGATCAGATATTTCATAACTGTGAGGTTCCATCATCTCCATAAATTGTTTTCCTTTTGCTGCGAGGCCTTCTTTTCCTCTTACTTCTTTTACGGGAGCACCATCGGGTTCGATACTTACACAGTCATCAGCAAATAGCTCAGCATGAGCCGTTTCGAAGTCGCCTTTTCTACAAAGTTCTACCAAGCGGTTAGCAATTTCTTGAATAGTCATAAGTTAAGTTTTGGATGTTATCAATATGTTTTGAATATAACCTTTTTAACCTATTTCTTCAATATATTTGAGTGGATAAATAATGAATTTATTCACTTAATTTTTCTTCAAAATATTGAATTACTTCCTCGCGACTATTTTTTACTTTTTGAATAAACTCTGCTGTAACATTTAACTCATTATTGTAGTCAAAAGACCAAACCATCATATCTAATAGAACGGGCAGCAGGCTTTTTCCTTTTTCCGTTAGAAAATATTCTTTCTGGGTTTTCTTCAGTGCATAAACTTCAGAGCGGATCACACCATTTTGTTCCAACTTCTTTAATCGATCAGAAAGAATATTGGTAGCGATTTTCTCACCTGAATTTTGAAAGTCTTTATAGAATCTTTTTTGATCAAAAATCATATCTCTAATGATCAATAAAGTCCATTTATCACCAAAAAAATCTAACGCAAAACTTATAGGACATTCAGACCTCATATATTGTTCTATTTTGAAATGAATTAATGCTTGCAATCTAAAAGCTTTGTAAGAAGTATCCTACTTTAAAAATAAGTATTGGCATTTCTGAACTTTCCTCCAATCATCCAAAAGAGAAAACGGAGGAACCCGTTGATGGGCTGAACAGCATCCCAATGTTCTACAATTTTCCCATTTTGAACTTTCCACACATCAATGATATTTAACCCTTTTTTGGGGTTTCCTCTATGTTTTTTGTTGTTGGTAGCATGAGAATGAACCGTAACATGATCACCATCTACATAGATATGCTTAACGTCGTATTGATAATCTGGATATTGCTTAGCAAAATCTGAGACAACATCCAATACACCGTCTAGTCCATCTGTCATACTTTGGTTGTGTTGTTTATACGGGTTACCCCCATAGGTTTTTCTGACATAGTCAAAGTCATGGTTATTCATGATGTTCTGAATAAAGTCAACGACAATAGTAGCATTTTCAAGTTCTACGTTGGACCAATGCTCTTTTTTTAAGTGATCTAAGTTGATTTGAAGAGTTTCCATAAGTTATAAATTTTAGAGTAATTTCATACACTTGCAAAATGCAAGTAAACAAATGTATTGAATAATACTTGTAAAATGCAAGTGAAATGGGTTTTTATTTTCATTTAACTATAAATTCGATAGGAATTACACCACGATTTGTCTTAAGATGCATTTATATCATCAATAAGCAGAATTTAAAAAACTGTTATAGGATTTTGATAGTCAGTAGATCATCCTCAACGTTTTCTCTGATATCAATAGAAAAACAGACTATTCAACAAATGAAATATAAGATCTACCGAATTATAATTACGGCTTTAGGATGTGCTGCTTTTACAGCATGTACAACAACAAATGCAAGTAAACAAAAACAGATAGACAGGCATTATTCCGAAAAAAAAGAGATTTCTCAACCCAAAATAAATCCATGGTTAGTATCAGATAAGATGGCTACGACTCATTTTGATATGGCACAATCTGACAACTTTGAAGCACCAATAAAAAAAGGCGTTTTTAAAGTGGATCCTTTAACTGCAAAAAGTATAACAGCAGGTCCTGTGAATATTATCACATTAAAGGCGAAAGAGGATGGTTTTTGGTGGGCTTTGTCAACTGATAAAATCATTTATATCGATGGTCGTAAGGGCGATTGGAAGAAAGTAGCGGCATATCAACTACCAAAGGTTCCTGAAATTAGTGATGAAAAATTGGAAGCTGTGATTGGTAGATCATATTCTGATAGTGCATCATTAGCGAAAGACTATGATAAAAATTGGGCACCAACAAAGCTTCAGAACCCAACATTAAGAATGCTTACGGGCAATAGTATCTATGCCTTCGTCGACAAAGATGGTAACCTATATTTTACAGCATCCGGGCACATTCATAAACTTAGATTTACAGGAGAGACAGTAGATGAAGTAAGTGTTATGAATGTAAAAGACCAAATGGCTATACCTCAGGAACTGGCAAAATATATAGATATGAAATTGGTACCAGGTGGAATTACCGGAGCCCAAATTGCTTATGACGGAACAATCATTGTGGGTACTATTTTCGGTTTAATTGCACTAGACAATAATCTTACTGAAATAAAAGATAATTTAGCTTTACCAATTGAAGCTTTTTATAGTACTTATCCTCCAAAAGGCAATACAAGTCCTGAGTTTATCTCTAACTCATTTGCTATGGATGAAGAAAATGCTATTTACTTGGCAAGTGGAGTAATGATGAACAAAATTATTTGGAACGGTAATTCATTCTCAACTAGGTCAGAAGATGGAGCATGGTCTGTTCCTTATAAAACAGGAGAGTTGACGCCGACGATAAAATATGGAACAGGTACTGGATCAACACCGACTTTAATGGGATTTGGTGAGGATGAAGATCAACTGGTTGTAATTACGGATGGAGCAAATAAAATGAATCTTACGGCTTTTTGGAGAGAACGCCAGGACAATGGAAAACAATTGGCAGATGCTATTGAAGTGAATTGTGGCTATGGAGAATCATCTCCTGAGTTTATTCAGTCGGAACAGTCTGTAGCAACTTTGGGGTATGGTGCCTTCGTTGTAAATAACATTGCTCCTAATGCAGGTGGATTAAGAGATTTTGATCCAATAAATAGAGTAAATGATTTGATCTTTAATGTATTGGCTGTTGGTCCGATTGTAGAAGCGGGTAAAGGTATCGAGAAATTTGAGTGGGATACTAAAGAAAACAAATGGACACGTCAATGGTCGAATGCTACCATTGCATCAACAAGTATGGTTCCATCAGTAAGTTCCACTTCAAATATTGTATTGGTCAATACTTATGACCCAGAAAAAGGATGGGAGATTTTAGGTTTTGATTGGAATACAGGAATGCAAGTTCATGAAGTGAATTTTGGAAAAACATCTTATGGTAATGGTGCATATGCACTGATTCAATATGACAAAGAAGGGAACTTGATTTTTAATGGAATCGGTGGTACTATGAAAGTCGAATTGAAATAAATAAAGCAACCTCATCTCTTTTAGAATTATTTTCTTGAGAGGTGAGGTTTTTTATGGTTGATGTAAAACTATATTTCTTAGTTCCTAATTGAAATCCTACTTGTTTTCAGCAGCTGTATTAGTAAAACTATACTTAACTAATTCTATAAAAATTATATCATTGATAAATAATATTACTAAAGAATAGTGTTAAATTAATTTACTGATTTTTAAAAATTATTTAAGTTAACACAAAGGTAATATTAGATATATGATTGACAATAAACAGTTCAAATTCATACAAATAACAATGTGTACTTTTGAGTCGTGATAATTAAATAACAACGACGAACTGCATACAAATATGAACTTGAAGAGTTTTTATAATAGCTCATTGTTCTTTATGATATTGTTTGGGGGGCCTTTATCTGCTCAAACTATAAATGATTCAATAGCATCCATTTCAACTACAGAACCTACCAATATTGTGGTTGGCTACCATCTAAATCAACAACAATTAGGTACTTTGGGAGGTCCTGTTGGTGCCTTAGTGATGACTCCTGGAGCTCAATTAAATGGTAAGTCTCAACTTTCTTTTAGGGGACTATCTCCAAGGTATAATGCGGTCTATCTTGATGGAATACTAGCACCTAGTACTGAAACAAGTACCAAAGCATTTTCTTTCAAAATGATTCCATCCTCTGCAATATCAGAAATGGATATTTATACTACTGGAGCAGCTGGTATTAGTGGAGAGTTTGGTGGAGCTGCAATAGCGATGCATTCAAAAAATAAAGTCTCTAAAAACTTCAACACATTTTCAGTAAAATTAGGGTATCTACCTCAAACAACGGGACAAGATTTCTATCAACCGATAAATTATGGAGGTGCAGCGGATTTTTTTGGGTTTGGTGTAGACAAAAGAAACTTTTCAAATGATATAGCCTCTCCAGATCAATTGCAAAATATGAGTAGAAATGAATCTGCTGCTCAAGCTGCTCAATTGGAAAATGTTTGGGGAATAAACAAAACAACAGCATTGCCTAATATGGGAATGTCCTATTATATGGGTAGAGATCTCGGAGGCAGTAGAGTGAAAGTATCTACAGTCAATGGATTTTCCTTCGATAAATCATCTAAAACGGCTTATTCCGATCGATATGGTTATTCTGGTTATGAAACGGATGCATCAGGTACTGTTGTTGGAAGTAGAACAAAATATTATAATAACGACCATATTTATCAACAGAATACACAACTAAATATGGTTTCTAATTGGAACTTTGAATTTAACCCTAAATCAACGATTTCTGTATCCAATTACTTTTTACATCATGCAAACAATATGTTTTCTCTAAGACATGGGTTAGAATATGATGATCAATATGAAAGGTTAATGTATGCTACGGATTATATTACAAGTTCTGTTTATATGGGTAGAATCAATGGTCAACACTTACTTGGTGTGGATGAAAAGACCTCAGTAACATGGGCTTTAGGATATTCCCATACCACTAGAAATGAACCAGATTACCGAGTATCTGGAGCACAACGATTAATTGGAACTACCGGAGATTTTTATTTATTAATTCCTCGTTCATCGAAAGCAGATGCAGGTTCTCGTTATGCTTCACAACTAAAAGAAAACACATATTCGGCAAGAACAGATTTTGCAAGAAAGTTAACCAATGAAATCACATTTAAGGCAGGGCTATATGCAGAATATTCCGAAAGAGGTTTTGATAGTAGATTGACATCTTTTGCTCAAGACGATAACACTGCATACGAGTTACGTTATCCTTCAGCTAGTGAGATTGGCAGTATCTTTTCTCCAGAGAACTTTGGTCCAAATGGATATTATTTGATTGATGGTACTCGTCCCTCTGATTCATACTATGCAAATAGTAAGCTTATGGCAGAGTACATTGGTGTTGAATTACCAATTTCTAGATCAACTTTTATGTCTACAGGAGTAAGAATAGAAACTTTTGATCAGACTCTAAATAGTGATACCGTTCAAGTAAATAATAATTCAACAGATATTCTTCCTTATATAAATATCACACAAAAAGACCATTGGGGAGGAGCTTGGACTGCATCTTATGCCAAGACCATAAATCGTCCTGCTTTTAGAGAACTTGCACCTTTTACCTATTATGATTTTGAGTGGCGAACAGATATCTCTGGAAATCCTGATTTAGAGAATACGGAGATACATAATTTTGAAATTGGGTACTCCAAATCTTTTCAATCAGGGATGAGGTTTTCAGCCTCTGCATTTTACAAATACCTTGATAACCCGATTGAAAAGGCCTATCGTATACGTTCTGAAAGCCCAATGTTTACTTATGAGAATTCAGAATCTGCTCAGGTTTATGGTGTGGTAGTGCAATGGGTCACACCATTAAGTACCAATAAACATCATTGGCTTAACGATTTTACATTAATGACCAATGCTTCGTATGTATACTCACAAGTAGCATTATCTGAAGAATCTCAAGAAGCTTCATCCACCAGAGTATTGCAAGGGCAGGCTCCCTATACAGTAAACATGGCACTTAGCTATACCTGGAAAAAACAAGTTTTCAGTCTAATGTATTATACACAAGGCATGAGTCTGTATACGGTTGGGGACGGACAAGAAACATACCCTTGGTATTTGATGCCTGTGCACCATTTAGGATTCAAACTAAAAAGAAATGTAACGGATAAGTTAGACTTTTCTTTTACCGCTCAGAACTTATTAAATGCGAAAGCGACTTTCTATGAAGATGCCAATATGGATGGGCAGATAAATCCTGGAAATGGTGCAGATAAACTAATTAGAGAAGTAGAAGTTGGACCTTCGTTTACATTTGGTCTTAGTGTGAAATTCTAATCACTAGTGATGGTTGCTTATAATTTTAAAAGAAAAAATAGAATGCATAAATATATATACCTTTTAATATCCTTGTTGATATTTGGATGTCAAGTAGAGTCCTTTCATGTTGACCCTTCAGAACCACAATTTGGTGACACTACGGTAGAGATTACGGGTTTTGCAAAGCTAACAAGCTCTATCATGGTGGAAAATGATCTGACTTATATGCAGATGGATGATACCACAGAGAATGTATCAGATTTATTAGTTGAGGATGTATTTTCAAACACTAGTTTTGGAAAAGAAGGCCATAGAGAGGAGTTAGCGGTATTAACTTCTGATACTTTTTTGGGTATTCAGATAGACAATAATTTGCCTAAATCCATGGAGGTCCCGTCACATATTGGTGCTTTTGGAAAATCGGTAGACAAAGAGTGGTATTCAGATTCAGAATGGTTTTTAATAGATCCGATCCAAAAAGACTATAATTACAATTCCTCTCAAGTGATTAAGCTGACAGGAAATATTGCTGAGAACCTACACCTAACATCGAACAATCAATATCTTTTAGTTGGACAAGTATTTATTCAAGAAGGATATAGTATTACTATAGATCCGGGTACAGTTATTTTTGGGGCAGGTAGAACAGGAAATACAGAACCTGGTGTATTAATCATCAATAGGGGTGCTAAAATTTTTGCTGAAGGAACACCCGAAAATCCTATTGTATTTACTTCTTCAGCATCGGTTGGGGCAAGAGATAGAGGAGATTGGGGAGGCATTGTTCTCTTAGGAAAATCCCCCAATAATAAAGGAGAAAATGTAACGATTGAGGGGATTGATGCTACAGGCAATAATGGTCAATATGGT includes:
- a CDS encoding nuclear transport factor 2 family protein; this translates as METLQINLDHLKKEHWSNVELENATIVVDFIQNIMNNHDFDYVRKTYGGNPYKQHNQSMTDGLDGVLDVVSDFAKQYPDYQYDVKHIYVDGDHVTVHSHATNNKKHRGNPKKGLNIIDVWKVQNGKIVEHWDAVQPINGFLRFLFWMIGGKFRNANTYF
- a CDS encoding winged helix-turn-helix transcriptional regulator produces the protein MRSECPISFALDFFGDKWTLLIIRDMIFDQKRFYKDFQNSGEKIATNILSDRLKKLEQNGVIRSEVYALKKTQKEYFLTEKGKSLLPVLLDMMVWSFDYNNELNVTAEFIQKVKNSREEVIQYFEEKLSE
- a CDS encoding triple tyrosine motif-containing protein is translated as MMLLRFKILLTFFLLLSQFGFTQETIELFTSTKITNYSKSDYNAESQNWNITQSDDGLIYTANTLGLLEFDGESWNLFPTSEPLRCLLIHEDKIFAGGMNTIGVFEKKNGVFKFKSLMPEKSFHDEIWKAIQIGNKIVFQSFNTFYIYDLDTKDLTRKSLTEGNISFAFKSKTETTFYYQVLYNHINITKDLIEVDNITHPALNHWMVKFIHEVEKGLLIGTYKNGLFLWDGKDFIPYENKISIFLREARLNVALPIDDKGGFAFGTLDKGIIIGNINTGVIDYYINSKNGLPSNRVHALHYYDGLLWVGSEEGVTNVNLKYPVRFINDPLAEIGPVYDVVIHKGTLYIGTNQGLYFSSDSINAPILKLQLFPYSKGQVWNLFVADNQLFCGHNEGIFEVGETFKKVYNTGGGYTFLKSRLHQDIMFQTSYYGLNIWKKRHDQWEYSHTIKKINSLTRDIIELNDGTLLLTDSWKNIYKIKLSKDLSSLKFIENLSTQKSLANSYKYRLFDLGDNKLLTTNDTIVTFKNNLPANIDLKGLTFISHPIDDVSVMKIEGQLMLYDAKEEHFIHVRKSIAELGNNQIYNYENIINIKDNFLITFTQGAGLFSTPAIENYNFKQYQPDIRKVTFWYHRNQEQLSNIVDKIPFDYNSVEFQFSSKNYYEKSNYAVRLIGYDSNWVEIGERNEIAYQNLPYGKFTFEVKDTASNKISHYKFEIDRPFYFSNLMLTVYVLAFLLSVWSLHKYYRLMLRKEKMALLLKKREDLNSQRDLNEKRIAILQANELQKELKDKNESLSELLVQSSKNKDVIQQLKHQVDNAKHFDSVNKSQVIRKLDHILTTEFDDKKDWLTFESTFRKMHQNFFSDLKNTHPALTKEDLKLCAYIRINLSTKELAPIFNITPKSVDLKRYRLRKKMNLEKGTNLYDYINQF
- a CDS encoding nuclear transport factor 2 family protein, translating into MTIQEIANRLVELCRKGDFETAHAELFADDCVSIEPDGAPVKEVRGKEGLAAKGKQFMEMMEPHSYEISDPVVADDYFSCSVMMDATFKPTGQRSQSSEIALYEVKNGKIVREEFFYIPNQG
- a CDS encoding uracil-DNA glycosylase family protein produces the protein MDSAQLLLEEIINSDICKGCSPPDAKPLLNFSSKSKILIIGQAPGIKAIESGIPWNDASGRRLREWMEISDEDFYDKEKVAIVPMDFCFPGKGKSGDLPPRPICAKQWMGKIMKELQNIELTLLIGQYAQKYFLAERRQDTLTSTVRNWKSYYPQYFVMPHPSPRNNIWLKKNDWFEIELLPVLKSEVKRICK
- a CDS encoding TonB-dependent receptor plug domain-containing protein, translating into MNLKSFYNSSLFFMILFGGPLSAQTINDSIASISTTEPTNIVVGYHLNQQQLGTLGGPVGALVMTPGAQLNGKSQLSFRGLSPRYNAVYLDGILAPSTETSTKAFSFKMIPSSAISEMDIYTTGAAGISGEFGGAAIAMHSKNKVSKNFNTFSVKLGYLPQTTGQDFYQPINYGGAADFFGFGVDKRNFSNDIASPDQLQNMSRNESAAQAAQLENVWGINKTTALPNMGMSYYMGRDLGGSRVKVSTVNGFSFDKSSKTAYSDRYGYSGYETDASGTVVGSRTKYYNNDHIYQQNTQLNMVSNWNFEFNPKSTISVSNYFLHHANNMFSLRHGLEYDDQYERLMYATDYITSSVYMGRINGQHLLGVDEKTSVTWALGYSHTTRNEPDYRVSGAQRLIGTTGDFYLLIPRSSKADAGSRYASQLKENTYSARTDFARKLTNEITFKAGLYAEYSERGFDSRLTSFAQDDNTAYELRYPSASEIGSIFSPENFGPNGYYLIDGTRPSDSYYANSKLMAEYIGVELPISRSTFMSTGVRIETFDQTLNSDTVQVNNNSTDILPYINITQKDHWGGAWTASYAKTINRPAFRELAPFTYYDFEWRTDISGNPDLENTEIHNFEIGYSKSFQSGMRFSASAFYKYLDNPIEKAYRIRSESPMFTYENSESAQVYGVVVQWVTPLSTNKHHWLNDFTLMTNASYVYSQVALSEESQEASSTRVLQGQAPYTVNMALSYTWKKQVFSLMYYTQGMSLYTVGDGQETYPWYLMPVHHLGFKLKRNVTDKLDFSFTAQNLLNAKATFYEDANMDGQINPGNGADKLIREVEVGPSFTFGLSVKF